Proteins encoded in a region of the Mycoplasma feriruminatoris genome:
- the infB gene encoding translation initiation factor IF-2 → MKKQVKNIKKQKAQNQTKNIKKQLKEEVNTGLIDGIFVYTEPLSVIEFATKINKPLTAILKYFFNQGQLLNQNTLLSEEQMGELCLEFGFDFKKETSVTKENILQTLLETVDDEKQLKERPPIVTIMGHVDHGKTTLLDSIKNSNVVASEAGGITQAIGAYQIITKQNKKITFIDTPGHEAFTEMRSRGANVTDIVVLIVAADDGVMPQTEEAIDHAKLANVPIIVFINKIDKPGADPNRVKTELMKYGLVAEEFGGDIPFIEGSAIKKINLDKLQDTIILISELENLKANPDKFASGVVLEAHLDKAKGPVASVLVQQGTLEIKDIMIAGTTFGSIKHIEDEFKHKVLKAEPSKPVVVYGLNQVPKAGDKFVVINDEKMAREIAEAQLKKQQEDERRTKQAFSLDAIKRHIDEGELKSITLIIKADTQGSVEALKNSLSKINISGVKINIIRASVGAISLSDISLASTVRDGLVIVYGFNVRPDAIVRKKAEEDNIEIRLHNIIYKVIEELEDAAKGILDPEVKEVVLGQAQVRALFRHSAIGTIGGFYVIDGVIPRNAKIRVIRNGVVIYDGEINSLQHQKQDVKEVKAGFEGGLTIKNFNDIKEDDIFEAYKIEQIK, encoded by the coding sequence ATGAAAAAACAAGTAAAAAATATTAAAAAACAAAAAGCTCAAAACCAAACTAAAAATATTAAAAAGCAATTAAAAGAAGAAGTTAATACAGGGTTAATTGATGGGATTTTTGTTTATACAGAACCACTATCAGTAATAGAATTTGCTACTAAAATTAATAAACCATTAACTGCTATTTTAAAATACTTCTTTAATCAAGGTCAATTATTAAATCAAAATACACTTTTAAGTGAAGAACAAATGGGTGAATTGTGTTTAGAATTTGGTTTTGACTTTAAAAAAGAAACATCAGTAACAAAAGAAAACATTTTACAAACTTTATTAGAAACTGTTGATGATGAAAAACAATTAAAAGAAAGACCTCCGATTGTTACAATTATGGGTCATGTTGATCACGGAAAAACTACTTTATTAGATTCAATTAAAAACTCAAATGTTGTAGCTAGTGAAGCTGGTGGAATTACTCAAGCAATTGGTGCTTATCAAATAATAACTAAACAAAATAAAAAAATTACTTTTATTGATACTCCTGGTCATGAAGCCTTTACTGAAATGAGAAGTAGAGGGGCTAATGTTACTGATATTGTTGTTTTAATTGTTGCTGCTGATGATGGAGTAATGCCTCAAACTGAAGAAGCAATCGATCATGCTAAATTAGCAAATGTTCCAATAATTGTGTTTATTAATAAAATCGATAAACCAGGAGCAGATCCAAATAGAGTAAAAACTGAATTAATGAAATATGGTTTAGTTGCTGAAGAATTTGGTGGAGATATACCATTTATTGAAGGATCAGCTATTAAAAAAATCAATTTAGATAAATTACAAGATACTATTATTTTAATTTCTGAACTTGAAAACTTAAAAGCAAACCCTGATAAATTTGCTTCAGGAGTAGTTTTAGAAGCTCACTTAGATAAAGCAAAAGGACCAGTTGCTTCAGTATTAGTTCAACAAGGTACTTTAGAAATTAAAGATATTATGATTGCTGGAACTACTTTTGGTTCAATTAAACATATAGAAGATGAGTTTAAACATAAAGTTTTAAAAGCTGAACCAAGTAAACCAGTTGTTGTTTATGGATTAAATCAAGTTCCTAAAGCTGGAGATAAATTTGTTGTTATTAATGATGAAAAAATGGCTCGTGAAATAGCTGAAGCTCAACTTAAAAAACAACAAGAAGATGAAAGAAGAACAAAACAAGCCTTTAGTTTAGATGCAATAAAAAGACATATTGATGAAGGTGAATTAAAAAGTATTACTTTAATTATTAAAGCTGATACTCAAGGAAGTGTTGAAGCTTTAAAAAATTCTTTATCAAAAATTAATATTTCTGGTGTAAAGATTAATATTATTAGAGCTAGTGTTGGAGCTATTTCACTTTCAGATATTTCATTAGCATCAACTGTTAGAGATGGTTTAGTAATTGTTTATGGATTTAATGTAAGACCTGATGCTATTGTTAGAAAAAAAGCTGAAGAAGATAATATAGAAATTAGATTACATAACATTATTTATAAAGTAATTGAAGAATTAGAAGATGCAGCTAAAGGAATTTTAGATCCAGAAGTTAAAGAAGTAGTTTTAGGTCAAGCACAAGTAAGAGCTTTATTTAGACATTCAGCAATTGGAACTATTGGTGGATTTTATGTAATTGATGGAGTTATTCCAAGAAATGCTAAAATTAGAGTGATCAGAAATGGTGTTGTAATTTATGATGGTGAAATTAACTCACTACAACATCAAAAACAAGATGTTAAAGAAGTTAAAGCTGGTTTTGAAGGTGGATTAACTATTAAAAACTTTAACGATATTAAAGAAGACGATATATTTGAAGCTTATAAAATAGAACAAATTAAATAA
- a CDS encoding DxFTY motif-containing membrane protein encodes MENQNKEKLLDNIKFNNTRTPFWINLLLQLFTTITLFLVILFFISPDLQNYSFNHFNKLNKLAYLYLFLICLAYLLVIFVINLLLVLCKIIKSDSFTYSFGLVFVGILIILTGNVFYHWNTTLFIKTILRFVLVIISMVLGVLFGTFISIVYKNKEYQKDEQNQAILNAYLNNQLVPNKKQLKQIKKQEYKLKKQQEYEELLKFKEQLYKKKTDE; translated from the coding sequence ATGGAAAATCAAAATAAAGAAAAATTACTAGATAATATTAAATTTAATAATACTAGAACTCCTTTTTGAATAAATCTTTTATTACAATTATTTACTACAATCACACTATTTTTAGTAATACTATTTTTTATAAGTCCAGATTTACAAAATTATTCTTTTAATCATTTTAATAAATTAAATAAACTAGCTTATTTATATTTGTTTTTAATTTGTTTAGCTTATTTATTAGTGATTTTTGTAATTAATTTATTATTAGTTTTATGTAAAATTATAAAAAGTGATAGTTTTACTTATTCTTTTGGATTAGTATTTGTTGGAATTTTAATTATTCTAACTGGAAATGTGTTTTATCATTGAAACACTACTTTATTTATTAAAACTATTTTAAGGTTTGTTTTAGTAATTATTAGTATGGTTTTGGGAGTGTTATTTGGAACTTTTATAAGTATAGTTTATAAAAATAAAGAATATCAAAAAGATGAACAAAACCAAGCTATTTTAAATGCTTATTTAAACAATCAATTAGTTCCTAATAAAAAACAATTAAAACAAATTAAAAAACAAGAATATAAACTAAAAAAACAACAAGAATACGAAGAACTTTTAAAGTTCAAAGAACAGTTGTACAAAAAAAAGACAGATGAATAA
- the rpsO gene encoding 30S ribosomal protein S15: MVSKEQKLALIKEFGGDEKNTGLAEVQIAILTAEISNLTEHLKMHKKDIPTRRTLLKKVAQRRHFLDYLVKKDVNRYKEIIEKLGIRK, translated from the coding sequence ATGGTTTCTAAAGAACAAAAATTAGCATTAATTAAAGAATTTGGTGGAGATGAAAAAAACACTGGATTAGCAGAAGTTCAAATTGCTATTTTAACTGCTGAAATTTCAAATCTAACTGAACATTTAAAAATGCATAAAAAAGATATTCCTACAAGAAGAACTTTATTAAAAAAAGTTGCTCAAAGAAGACACTTTTTAGATTATCTAGTTAAAAAAGATGTTAACAGATATAAAGAAATTATTGAAAAATTAGGAATTAGAAAATAA
- a CDS encoding S41 family peptidase: MKKAAIFLIPTLSLLLVGCNPNRTTTNKNKSNITANDHINDKNNSNTTNKSDTNSNITNVIYPKITKDKNQAENNINKSDTSKKPLDNNKKPGFSNLLNDDINNNHNEPKITTEQNNKFQVSNTSYNLSSLINSKSLSNNNINLTNYQDINYIDLDQFFDLLKDILDINEKPLDITYNNNSYKLTKQLIKQANKNIITIKLINNYESNNNSKANDFKLEEFISFDYFNQKVTISSVNFYNLINPYFDEDKLQYHISKKLESKPLVIDLNKYNIFIFNKNDNFYLPLIVLNQIFLAESERQLYFNQKEVFLFESYDVYDYHSNNTKTKLKSNKQYTEIPKNLKEFQYNYLWFLLDNFYPIKLEKNKSYKTYLDKYKTNLLKDNLEHFKTTNLIIRDLNDIHTKVLLQPPIYDLKTSDSDLLVDDSNRTDRVAKFREYERELIRLNGNLTERDVRYTNDKKTAIIKIDIFTRDTISGVKKQLEEIKSKKEVKNVVFDLTLNRGGSVPATYIILGFLTDQIFKYHKLYPNTNDKEILDIKSKIGKYNFKYYILNSPINYSAGNTFASISKTNKLAKIIGYQSAGGASEVRVSILPNGMIIRKSSLYTLTDDKWNSYEFGAKPDIEFDKTKGYDFKKLFDLNYIQTIINNDQKTQ, translated from the coding sequence ATGAAAAAAGCTGCTATTTTTTTAATACCAACTTTATCATTATTATTAGTAGGCTGTAATCCAAATAGAACAACAACAAATAAAAATAAATCAAATATAACAGCTAATGATCATATTAATGATAAAAATAACTCAAACACTACTAATAAATCAGATACTAATTCAAATATAACTAATGTTATTTATCCAAAAATTACAAAAGATAAAAATCAAGCTGAAAATAATATTAATAAATCAGATACTAGTAAAAAACCTTTAGATAATAATAAAAAACCTGGATTTTCTAATCTATTAAATGACGATATTAATAACAATCATAATGAACCTAAAATAACAACCGAGCAAAACAATAAGTTTCAAGTTTCAAACACTTCTTATAACCTATCTAGTCTTATAAATTCAAAGTCACTTTCAAATAATAATATTAATTTAACTAATTATCAAGATATAAATTACATAGATTTAGATCAGTTTTTTGATTTACTTAAAGATATATTAGATATTAATGAAAAACCTTTAGATATAACTTATAACAATAACTCATACAAACTAACTAAACAACTAATAAAACAAGCTAATAAAAACATAATAACTATTAAATTAATTAATAATTATGAATCAAATAATAATTCTAAAGCTAATGATTTTAAATTAGAAGAATTTATTTCATTTGATTATTTTAATCAAAAAGTAACTATTTCTAGTGTTAATTTTTATAATTTAATAAACCCTTATTTTGATGAAGATAAATTACAATATCATATTTCTAAAAAACTAGAATCAAAACCTTTAGTTATTGATTTAAATAAATATAATATTTTTATTTTTAATAAAAACGATAATTTTTATTTACCTTTAATTGTTTTAAATCAAATCTTTTTAGCTGAAAGTGAAAGACAACTTTACTTTAATCAAAAAGAAGTATTTTTATTTGAATCTTATGATGTTTATGATTATCACAGTAATAACACTAAAACAAAACTAAAATCTAATAAACAATACACTGAAATACCAAAGAATCTAAAAGAGTTTCAATATAACTATTTATGATTTTTATTAGATAATTTTTATCCTATAAAACTAGAAAAAAATAAGTCTTATAAAACTTATTTAGATAAGTATAAAACTAATTTATTAAAAGATAATTTAGAGCATTTTAAAACAACTAATTTAATAATAAGAGATCTAAATGATATACATACTAAAGTTTTATTACAACCACCTATTTATGATCTAAAAACTAGTGATAGTGATCTATTAGTAGATGATTCAAATAGAACTGACAGAGTTGCTAAGTTTAGAGAATATGAAAGAGAATTAATTAGATTAAACGGTAATCTAACTGAACGAGATGTCAGATATACAAATGATAAAAAAACAGCAATTATTAAAATTGATATTTTTACAAGAGATACAATAAGTGGTGTTAAAAAACAACTTGAAGAAATTAAAAGTAAAAAAGAAGTTAAAAATGTTGTTTTTGATTTAACTTTAAATCGTGGTGGAAGTGTTCCAGCAACTTATATAATACTAGGATTTTTAACAGATCAAATTTTTAAATATCATAAATTATACCCAAATACTAACGATAAAGAAATACTTGATATTAAATCTAAAATAGGTAAATATAACTTTAAATACTATATATTAAATTCACCAATTAATTATTCAGCAGGTAACACTTTTGCTTCAATTAGTAAAACTAATAAACTAGCAAAAATTATTGGATATCAATCTGCTGGAGGAGCTAGTGAAGTTAGAGTAAGTATTTTACCAAATGGTATGATAATTAGAAAAAGTTCTTTATATACTTTAACTGATGATAAGTGAAATTCTTATGAATTTGGAGCTAAGCCTGATATAGAATTTGATAAAACTAAAGGCTATGATTTTAAAAAATTATTTGATTTAAACTACATTCAAACTATTATAAACAATGATCAAAAAACACAATAG
- a CDS encoding S41 family peptidase — translation MKLFLPTLFLLSNSITPSLANSVNVVNSQRTNLSTKEYKLNILAKGLESKKDKISLHTHKDVGYVSIKEFLDSIAPIIKRDNVKHEYKNDKATIILNSTSFSNLKVDFDYKTQDIIVSDNNIFMELLKDKERGEEKLNLEFKGVVNENPIKQFKFHLKDYGIEMLKDQKDIYLPIVLLNQIFLSDSNIQVYFNQDEVNIFRFADSLKDFISIANLKMSKAGMQNEIPKNLKEFQYKYFSFLFDHYYGIKLNNKSYKEFFKKYESKILGVNDNHYLATRQIINDLDDPHSAYVLDGYYKKMKDIEKVPLMKDPNKLRHENWDHTLHLLAKLDPNKIEYQNKFISGDTSVISFKEFEENSAKYIKKSLEEAQSRGIKNIIFNVTQNGGGFIGAAYEIMGFLTDKPFKVYNYNPLSKEQKVETIKSKYNKFNFNYYILTSPYSFSAGNIFPQIAKDNKVAKLIGYKTFGGASSIGYFILPTGDIIQLSTNNVFTSSKFRSLEFGVKPDVMLEGSVETNAKDLYDNNKLLDLIKKADKIPFGNDPDSTIIPSPTLPIKPDDKPNYSIKPQPILSKLIKNKNLKISKNDPTTLLIKLFEDNPDINFDQELRISLKDPNKAIIYLENNPEDKITINFSVVKEMNNKLNKTNQTRLILILVSSSLLAIIVLVSAIIIIKKYKNKK, via the coding sequence ATGAAATTGTTTTTACCAACTTTATTTTTATTATCAAATTCAATAACTCCTAGTTTAGCAAATAGTGTAAATGTAGTCAATAGTCAAAGAACAAATCTTAGTACAAAAGAATATAAATTAAACATTTTAGCCAAAGGTTTAGAAAGTAAGAAAGACAAAATATCTTTACACACTCATAAAGATGTTGGTTATGTTTCTATAAAGGAATTTTTAGATAGTATAGCTCCAATTATTAAGCGTGATAATGTAAAACACGAATATAAAAATGACAAAGCAACTATAATTTTAAACTCTACTTCTTTTTCTAACTTAAAAGTTGATTTTGATTACAAAACTCAAGATATTATAGTTTCAGATAATAATATCTTTATGGAACTTTTAAAAGACAAAGAACGTGGTGAAGAAAAACTAAATCTTGAGTTTAAAGGAGTAGTAAACGAAAATCCGATTAAGCAATTTAAATTCCATTTAAAAGATTATGGTATTGAAATGCTAAAAGATCAAAAAGATATTTACTTACCTATAGTTTTACTAAATCAAATCTTTTTAAGTGATTCAAATATTCAAGTGTATTTCAACCAAGATGAAGTTAATATTTTTAGATTTGCTGATTCATTGAAAGATTTTATAAGCATAGCAAATCTTAAAATGTCTAAAGCAGGTATGCAAAATGAAATACCAAAGAATTTAAAAGAATTTCAATATAAATATTTTTCATTTTTATTTGATCATTATTATGGTATTAAATTAAATAATAAATCATACAAAGAGTTTTTTAAAAAATATGAATCTAAGATTTTAGGTGTAAATGATAATCATTATTTAGCAACAAGACAAATAATAAACGATCTTGATGATCCACATTCAGCTTATGTTTTAGATGGATATTATAAGAAAATGAAAGATATTGAAAAAGTTCCTCTTATGAAGGATCCAAATAAACTTAGACACGAAAATTGAGATCACACTCTTCATTTACTAGCTAAACTTGATCCAAATAAAATTGAATATCAAAATAAGTTTATTTCAGGTGATACTTCTGTAATTTCATTTAAAGAATTTGAAGAAAATAGTGCTAAATACATTAAAAAGAGCTTAGAAGAAGCTCAAAGTAGAGGCATTAAAAACATCATTTTTAATGTAACTCAAAATGGTGGTGGGTTTATTGGTGCTGCTTATGAGATTATGGGATTTTTAACTGATAAACCTTTTAAAGTTTATAATTATAATCCACTTTCAAAAGAACAAAAAGTTGAAACTATAAAATCTAAATATAATAAGTTTAATTTTAATTATTATATTTTAACTTCACCTTATTCATTTTCAGCAGGAAATATTTTTCCTCAAATAGCAAAAGATAATAAAGTTGCTAAATTAATTGGTTATAAAACTTTTGGTGGAGCTAGTTCAATTGGATATTTTATTTTACCAACTGGAGATATTATTCAATTAAGTACTAACAACGTATTTACAAGTTCTAAGTTTAGAAGTCTAGAATTTGGTGTAAAACCAGATGTAATGTTAGAAGGTAGTGTAGAAACTAATGCAAAAGATTTATATGATAACAATAAACTTTTAGATCTAATTAAAAAAGCAGATAAGATCCCATTTGGAAACGATCCAGATTCAACTATTATTCCAAGTCCGACTTTACCAATAAAACCTGATGATAAGCCAAATTATTCAATTAAACCACAACCTATTTTATCTAAACTTATAAAAAATAAAAATCTAAAAATTTCAAAAAATGATCCAACAACTTTATTAATAAAACTTTTTGAAGATAATCCTGATATTAATTTTGATCAAGAACTAAGAATTAGTTTAAAAGATCCAAATAAAGCTATTATTTATTTAGAAAATAATCCTGAAGATAAAATCACTATAAACTTTTCAGTAGTTAAAGAAATGAATAATAAGTTAAATAAAACCAATCAAACTAGATTAATTCTTATTTTAGTTTCTTCATCATTATTAGCTATTATTGTTTTAGTTTCAGCAATCATTATTATTAAAAAATATAAAAATAAAAAATAG
- a CDS encoding nucleotidyl transferase family protein — MIYINDSFNKLKKLNTKKAIITIGNFDGFHIFHQKIINTVITIAKQENLTSIVMSFDKKIKDNKTFNTLATKTQKLDFINNKLIDLDYFIDVKVDDNLIKTTKDQFIDVLVNKLNVVKIVEGQDFSFGYLSQGKIDDLIKTFSKENVIIFKRDNDISSTKIKKLLEENLVDQAQELLGIDLKLK, encoded by the coding sequence ATGATATATATTAATGACTCCTTTAATAAACTAAAAAAACTAAATACTAAAAAAGCAATTATTACTATAGGTAATTTTGATGGTTTTCATATTTTTCATCAAAAAATTATAAACACAGTAATAACAATAGCAAAACAAGAAAATCTAACTAGTATAGTAATGTCTTTTGATAAAAAAATTAAAGACAACAAAACTTTTAACACCTTAGCTACTAAAACACAAAAACTTGATTTTATTAACAACAAACTAATTGATTTAGATTATTTTATTGATGTTAAAGTTGATGATAATTTAATTAAAACAACAAAAGACCAATTTATTGATGTTTTAGTTAATAAATTAAATGTAGTTAAAATAGTTGAAGGACAAGATTTTAGTTTTGGTTATTTATCTCAAGGAAAAATAGATGATTTAATCAAAACTTTTAGTAAAGAAAATGTAATTATTTTTAAAAGAGATAATGATATTTCTTCAACAAAAATAAAAAAACTACTAGAAGAAAATCTAGTAGATCAAGCTCAAGAATTATTAGGAATAGATTTGAAATTAAAATAG
- the truB gene encoding tRNA pseudouridine(55) synthase TruB: MQKSGIFILNKPSNISTYKLINQVKKKLNIKKVGHCGTLDLLATGVVICLVNNATKISDYLLNANKAYQVKIKLFTLTDSYDAEGNIIQTQTPFNISLDEVKKVINKYNNYTYDQIPPIYSSIKVDGKKLYEYALTNMNVEIKSRKITIYKTSLIDYDQNNYEICLDVKCSKGTYIRSLAVDICKDLNTIGYVVELNRTLSGNFKLDDAINVENVSWENLISINDAIKTNDFKVVKYQNSLDVLQGKKIVLDNICDDLVFISDDKNNVLAVYQKYDNNIFKIKRGGLNNDIY, encoded by the coding sequence ATGCAAAAATCAGGGATTTTTATTTTAAACAAACCTAGTAATATTTCAACTTATAAATTAATTAATCAAGTTAAAAAGAAATTAAATATTAAAAAAGTTGGACATTGTGGTACTTTAGATTTACTAGCAACAGGAGTTGTAATTTGTTTAGTTAATAATGCTACTAAAATAAGTGATTATTTATTAAATGCAAATAAAGCTTATCAAGTTAAAATCAAACTATTTACATTAACTGATAGTTATGATGCTGAAGGAAATATTATACAAACTCAAACTCCTTTTAATATTAGTTTAGATGAAGTTAAAAAAGTAATTAATAAATATAATAACTATACTTATGATCAAATTCCACCAATTTATTCATCAATTAAAGTTGATGGTAAAAAATTATATGAATATGCTTTAACTAATATGAATGTAGAAATTAAAAGTAGAAAAATAACTATTTATAAAACTAGTTTAATAGATTATGATCAAAATAATTATGAGATTTGTTTAGATGTTAAGTGTAGTAAAGGAACTTATATAAGAAGTTTAGCTGTTGATATTTGTAAAGATTTAAATACGATTGGATATGTAGTTGAACTAAATAGAACTTTATCTGGTAATTTTAAATTAGATGATGCAATTAATGTTGAAAATGTTAGTTGAGAGAATTTAATTTCAATTAATGATGCTATTAAAACTAATGATTTTAAAGTAGTTAAGTATCAAAATAGTTTAGATGTATTACAAGGTAAAAAGATTGTTTTAGATAATATTTGTGATGATTTAGTATTTATTAGTGATGATAAAAATAATGTTCTAGCAGTTTATCAAAAATATGATAATAATATCTTTAAAATTAAAAGAGGAGGATTAAATAATGATATATATTAA
- the rbfA gene encoding 30S ribosome-binding factor RbfA, with protein sequence MANIKTQKKKESLLLRELNLILQREIKSEVLKSVSVVETRLSADNSHVKIFYQFIPIPEDLTIQTIEEELENKLKEIRMILASKLDWRTVPELTFVYDTSLDRANQIDKILKEEKNK encoded by the coding sequence ATGGCAAATATAAAAACTCAAAAGAAAAAAGAATCACTACTTTTAAGAGAATTGAACTTAATTTTACAACGTGAAATTAAAAGTGAAGTTTTAAAATCAGTTTCAGTTGTAGAAACAAGATTATCTGCTGATAATAGTCATGTTAAAATCTTTTATCAATTCATTCCAATTCCTGAAGATTTAACAATTCAAACTATTGAAGAAGAATTAGAAAATAAATTAAAAGAAATTAGAATGATTTTAGCAAGCAAACTAGATTGAAGAACAGTTCCAGAATTAACATTTGTTTATGATACTAGTTTAGATAGAGCTAATCAAATTGATAAAATTTTAAAAGAAGAAAAAAATAAATAA
- the hisS gene encoding histidine--tRNA ligase — MLQKPRGTQDFFLDETRLWNKVETKLKEILDKFNYDEIRTPMFEAKELFIRSIGSTSDIVSKEMYEFVDKKNRSLVLKPEGTAGVVRAVVENKLYAEEYLPLKVYYISPMFRYERPQKGRYRQFHQLGIEVFGSDSIQQDYEVLNIATQIINEFKLNKNIKIYTNFLITGSNREEYILELKKYLSDYKLCSDCNIRLEKNPLRVLDCKIDEKQFKNVPSMSDFLSEEQKTRYEQTLDLFKQMNITTIHDDKLVRGLDYYTGFIFEIKYLNNNSEQTVIAGGRYNNLVNEIGNVNLTACGFGMGLERFIDIIKDQNSTLVNQKQNIDLYTICIDDKAIKLNQQILELTRSIGLKADSNYYHLSLKSALKKADKLNPKYLIILGANEALSNEFIIKNQVDKTQIKTTLAKFITDLK; from the coding sequence ATGTTACAAAAACCTAGAGGAACTCAAGACTTTTTTTTAGATGAAACTAGATTATGAAACAAAGTTGAAACTAAATTAAAAGAGATTTTAGACAAATTTAATTATGATGAAATTAGAACTCCAATGTTTGAAGCAAAAGAACTTTTTATAAGAAGTATTGGTTCAACTAGTGATATAGTTTCAAAAGAAATGTATGAATTTGTTGATAAAAAAAATCGTAGTCTAGTTTTAAAACCAGAAGGAACAGCTGGTGTTGTTAGAGCTGTTGTTGAGAACAAATTATATGCTGAAGAATATCTTCCTTTAAAAGTCTATTATATTAGTCCAATGTTTAGATATGAAAGACCACAAAAAGGAAGATATCGTCAATTTCATCAACTAGGAATCGAGGTTTTTGGGAGTGATTCAATTCAACAAGACTATGAAGTTTTAAATATTGCAACGCAAATTATTAATGAATTTAAACTAAACAAAAACATTAAAATTTATACTAATTTTTTAATTACTGGATCAAATAGAGAAGAATATATTTTAGAGTTAAAAAAATATTTATCAGATTATAAATTATGTAGTGATTGTAATATTAGATTAGAAAAAAATCCTTTAAGAGTTTTAGATTGTAAAATTGATGAAAAACAATTTAAAAACGTACCTAGTATGTCAGATTTTTTATCAGAAGAACAAAAAACTAGATATGAACAAACATTAGATTTATTTAAACAAATGAATATTACAACTATTCATGATGATAAATTAGTTAGAGGATTAGATTATTACACTGGTTTTATTTTTGAAATTAAATATTTAAATAATAATAGTGAACAAACAGTTATTGCTGGTGGTAGATATAACAATTTAGTTAATGAAATTGGAAATGTTAATTTAACAGCTTGTGGTTTTGGAATGGGATTAGAAAGATTTATAGACATTATAAAAGATCAAAATTCTACTTTAGTTAATCAAAAACAAAATATTGATCTTTATACAATTTGTATCGATGATAAAGCCATTAAATTAAATCAACAAATTTTAGAATTAACTAGATCAATTGGTTTAAAAGCTGATAGTAATTATTATCATTTATCACTAAAATCTGCTTTAAAAAAAGCTGATAAATTAAATCCAAAATATTTAATTATACTTGGAGCAAATGAAGCTTTATCTAATGAATTTATTATCAAAAATCAAGTTGATAAAACACAGATTAAAACAACATTAGCTAAATTTATTACTGATTTAAAATAA